The proteins below are encoded in one region of Lactuca sativa cultivar Salinas chromosome 3, Lsat_Salinas_v11, whole genome shotgun sequence:
- the LOC111896236 gene encoding uncharacterized protein LOC111896236 — MSAIVISRFPKKKEWKLYKESQKFFWVADIIEIGDVASDFASATNEHRNFFLISGAIDCVHFRSISVDLMKDFKDLEAIYCLGYQMMVDKNHHAFYARILHDTVQQVQRWLLFNKVEQFPSTRAKTTWSTLFSTPEDYRKELKLQFQFAFHMYTITMQKPGRRAIRSVVNKAIEIEQKFCVESKLCAVTSIKLSDMMSFIKYCGDSVYDVLQMEEPDALPPVLRWAESVVVSKREIQDPME, encoded by the exons atgtccgcaattgtTATATCTCGGTTCCCGAAAAAAAAAGAATGGAAACTCTACAAGGAATCCCAAAAATTCTTCTGGGTGGCCGATATCATTGAAATTGGTGATGTAGCATCGGATTTTGCTTCCGCAACAAATGAACATCGGAATTTTTTCCTTATATCTGGAGCAATTGACTGTGTGCATTTCAGATCAATTTCTGTTGATCTCATGAAAGATTTCAAGGATTTGGAAGCAATCTATTGCCTAGGGTATCAGATGATGGTGGATAAAAACCATCATGCATTTTATGCTCGAATACTTCATGACACTGTACAACAGGTCCAAAGGTGGCTACTATTCAATAAAGTTGAGCAATTTCCGTCCACCAGAGCCAAAACCACCTGGTCGACTCTCTTTTCAACCCCTGAGGATTATCG CAAGGAACTGAAGCTACAATTTCAATTTGCTTTCCACATGTACACTATCACAATGCAAAAACCTGGTCGTAGGGCTATCAGAAGTGTTGTTAATAAGGCAATTGAAATTGAGCAAAAGTTTTGTGTTGAATCAAAATTATGTGCAGTCACCTCCATAAAATTGTCAGATATGATGTCATTCATAAAATACTGTGGTGACTCGGTTTATGATGTTCTTCAAATGGAAGAGCCGGATGCACTTCCACCGGTCTTGAGATGGGCTGAAAGTGTTGTGGTGTCCAAAAGGGAGATTCAAGACCCCATGGAATGA
- the LOC111896237 gene encoding uncharacterized mitochondrial protein AtMg00860-like: MENQLYVKMEKCTFAQPDVRFLGHKIKDRRIYMDERKIKAISEWEPPKNVSELRSFLGLVNYYRRFISEYSARSTPLTDLLKKKVAWEWTDRCQETFEELKKAVMKEPILALPNYSKPFQVQTVDLVGENTKWRTVIEASCDMSPSPSPSNGEFCH; this comes from the coding sequence ATGGAAAACCAATTGTATGTGAAGATGGAGAAATGCACTTTTGCCCAACCTGACGTAAGATTCCTTGGGCACAAGATTAAGGACAGGAGGATCTACATGGATGAGAGAAAAATAAAAGCAATTTCAGAATGGGAACCACCTAAGAACGTGTCCGAACTACGATCGTTCCTAGGTCTGGTCaattattatcgaagattcatatcAGAATACTCGGCACGGTCAACTCCACTAACTGATCTACTTAAAAAGAAGGTCGCATGGGAGTGGACGGATAGGTGTCAAGAAACGTTTGAGGAGCTAAAGAAGGCCGTCATGAAAGAACCAATTCTAGCATTACCCAATTACTCGAAGCCGTTCCAGGTACAAACTGTTGACTTAGTCGGAGAAAATACCAAGTGGCGCACGGTGATTGAAGCATCCTGTGACATGTCGCCATCTCCGTCGCCGTCGAACGGAGAATTCTGCCATTAG